In Luteimonas viscosa, the following proteins share a genomic window:
- a CDS encoding WD40/YVTN/BNR-like repeat-containing protein, with protein sequence MRLRTGRSRQGASRGRRGGAWLFIACLWVLASASAQASYQWRNVAIGGGGFVTGLVFHPAQPGLLYARTDIGGAYRLEPDGGRWTPLLDWMGEDDKGRFGVESLALDPSDPDRLYLAVGTYLHERGSEGAILRSRDRGATFERTPLPFKLGGNEQGRGNGERLAVDPHDGRVLLFGTRAHGLWRSDDAGASWSEVPGFPAIATSKSAWAKGWRDEVPIGIAFVVFDPASGGSGAPSRTLYAGASTKEASMYRSDDGGDSWRAVPGQPTGLRPSHMVRDARGRWLLSYGDEPGPNHMADGAVWRFDPADGSWTDITPAPQSSGIAGTGFGWGAVAVDTNDADVIVASTFRRYQPHDDIYRSTDGGRSWTAMLPRSSFDHSNAPWTRDAKPHWMADLEIDPHDPDRVWFVTGYGVWASSNARAFDRGETLQWRFEQEGFEETVPLALASPPQGAHLVSGLGDVDGFVHDDLDVSQQRYAGVRFSNTESLAFAGQAPDVMVRTGYFHNRPEGAVRGAWSTDGGRTWTAFASEPPDGDGAGHITLAADGKRAIWKPRNGERHWLTADMGGRWQAVQGLPKHAVVEADKVDEGIYYGFDATTGKLYVSGNGGVGFREVEASVGEVGDWYRAEIRPHPQRTAEAWIAASWRGLLHWSPGKLERVPGVDNVMSVGLGKPANEGDPLVLFVFGEVSGKRGLYRSDDNGRHWHRIDRDAQRFGGVIRHVTGDPRLHGRVYFGTEGRGIWYGDPQ encoded by the coding sequence ATGAGGCTGCGCACAGGGCGATCCAGGCAAGGCGCGAGCCGGGGTCGGCGCGGCGGCGCATGGCTGTTCATCGCCTGCCTGTGGGTGCTCGCCAGTGCGAGCGCCCAGGCGTCCTACCAGTGGCGCAACGTCGCCATCGGCGGTGGCGGGTTCGTGACCGGCCTGGTCTTCCATCCGGCGCAGCCGGGCCTGCTCTACGCCCGGACCGACATCGGCGGCGCGTATCGCCTGGAGCCCGACGGCGGGCGCTGGACACCGTTGCTCGACTGGATGGGCGAGGACGACAAGGGTCGCTTCGGTGTGGAAAGCCTCGCACTCGACCCGTCCGATCCCGATCGTCTCTATCTTGCGGTCGGCACCTATCTGCACGAACGCGGCAGCGAGGGCGCGATCCTGCGCTCGCGCGATCGCGGCGCGACGTTCGAGCGCACGCCGCTGCCGTTCAAGCTCGGCGGCAACGAGCAGGGTCGCGGCAACGGCGAACGCCTGGCGGTCGATCCCCACGACGGACGCGTGCTGCTGTTCGGCACCCGCGCCCACGGGCTTTGGCGCAGCGACGACGCGGGCGCCAGCTGGAGCGAGGTGCCGGGTTTTCCCGCGATCGCGACATCGAAGTCGGCATGGGCGAAAGGCTGGCGCGACGAGGTGCCGATCGGCATCGCCTTCGTCGTGTTCGATCCGGCCAGCGGCGGCTCCGGGGCGCCGTCGCGCACGCTCTACGCGGGCGCGTCGACGAAGGAGGCCAGCATGTACCGCTCCGACGACGGCGGCGACAGCTGGCGCGCCGTGCCGGGCCAGCCCACCGGCCTGCGCCCGAGCCACATGGTGCGCGATGCGCGCGGCCGCTGGCTGCTGAGCTACGGCGACGAACCGGGGCCGAACCACATGGCCGACGGTGCGGTGTGGCGTTTCGATCCCGCCGACGGCAGCTGGACCGACATCACCCCCGCACCGCAATCGAGCGGCATCGCCGGCACGGGCTTCGGCTGGGGCGCGGTGGCGGTGGATACGAACGATGCGGACGTCATCGTCGCCTCCACCTTCCGCCGTTACCAGCCGCACGACGACATCTACCGCAGCACCGATGGCGGTCGCAGCTGGACAGCCATGCTGCCGCGTTCGTCGTTCGATCATTCCAACGCGCCGTGGACGCGGGATGCGAAACCGCACTGGATGGCCGACCTCGAGATCGATCCGCACGATCCCGACCGGGTCTGGTTCGTCACCGGCTATGGCGTGTGGGCGTCCAGCAACGCGCGTGCGTTCGATCGCGGCGAGACCTTGCAGTGGCGCTTCGAGCAGGAAGGTTTCGAGGAGACCGTGCCGCTGGCGCTGGCCAGCCCGCCGCAGGGCGCGCACCTGGTCAGCGGGCTGGGCGACGTGGACGGTTTCGTGCACGACGATCTGGACGTGTCGCAGCAGCGCTACGCCGGCGTGCGCTTCTCCAACACCGAGAGTCTCGCGTTCGCCGGGCAGGCGCCGGACGTCATGGTGCGCACCGGCTACTTCCACAACCGTCCCGAAGGCGCGGTGCGTGGCGCATGGTCGACCGACGGCGGTCGCACGTGGACCGCGTTCGCAAGCGAGCCGCCGGACGGCGACGGCGCAGGCCACATCACCCTGGCCGCCGACGGCAAGCGTGCGATCTGGAAGCCGCGCAACGGCGAACGCCATTGGCTGACCGCGGACATGGGCGGGCGCTGGCAGGCAGTGCAGGGCTTGCCCAAGCATGCGGTGGTCGAGGCCGACAAGGTCGACGAGGGCATCTATTACGGGTTCGATGCCACCACCGGCAAGCTCTATGTCAGCGGCAACGGCGGGGTGGGCTTCAGGGAAGTCGAGGCCAGCGTCGGCGAAGTGGGCGACTGGTATCGCGCCGAGATCCGACCGCATCCGCAGCGCACCGCCGAGGCCTGGATCGCGGCGTCGTGGCGCGGCCTGCTGCACTGGTCGCCCGGCAAGCTGGAGCGCGTGCCCGGGGTCGACAACGTGATGTCGGTCGGCCTCGGCAAGCCCGCGAACGAGGGCGATCCGCTGGTGCTGTTCGTGTTCGGTGAAGTCTCCGGCAAGCGTGGGCTCTACCGGTCGGACGACAACGGCCGACACTGGCATCGCATCGACCGTGATGCGCAGCGATTCGGCGGCGTCATCCGCCACGTGACCGGCGATCCGCGACTGCACGGACGCGTGTACTTCGGCACCGAGGGACGCGGCATCTGGTACGGGGATCCGCAATGA
- a CDS encoding glycoside hydrolase family 2 protein encodes MTIAWRAWLLSLLVPLASGSSFAAERPAASDDVAEGYRPLPVQAEAMPRTAVPPIALSAPDDMPPLIANVAARQTRSLDGTWQAMIDAYGAGMGDWKAAWRDRTPERPDEFHEYGFDDAFTLQVPGDFNTQHPQLHWLEGSVWYRKRFDFDAERLQRQQRRLFVHFGAANQRADVFLNGEPVGSHEGGFTPFQLELTGKLKQGENRLLVHVDNRRRRDAVPSMGFDWFNYGGLTRSVRLVELPARHVRDYHLQLSPDDREEVRGWVQVAPAQAGLPVRVELPELGMAVDARTDAAGRAAIAFRAPLQLWSPQRPKLYRVRVSAAGDAVEDEIGFRSIAVQGERILLNGEPVYLRGINLHEEIDGRRAASDDDYRRLLEQVRALGADFARTGHYPFGEEFVRQADRMGILLWSEIPVYQGIDFEDRGTQQLMQRMLAEMIGRDRNRAAVVMWGIANETAPGRARDAVLTALAAQARALDPTRLVAAAFYGPGFHGARLQMHDPLFPALDVIGANIYYGWYVPWAVEPEEVEWIPPGKPLLISEFGAEARHGHRGAADRAGDWNEEFQASFYRKQFRLIRRLGFVQGTLPWVLADFRSPVRMHPYQGGYNRKGLLSEDGERKLAWDVVADFYRTVVASPQTRRQGVSNE; translated from the coding sequence ATGACGATCGCGTGGCGGGCGTGGCTGCTGTCGTTGCTGGTCCCGCTGGCGAGCGGCTCGTCGTTTGCGGCGGAGCGGCCAGCTGCATCGGACGACGTAGCGGAGGGCTATCGTCCGCTGCCTGTCCAGGCCGAGGCCATGCCGCGAACCGCAGTTCCGCCGATCGCATTGTCGGCGCCGGACGACATGCCGCCGCTGATCGCCAATGTCGCAGCACGCCAGACGCGTTCGCTGGACGGAACGTGGCAGGCGATGATCGATGCCTATGGTGCCGGCATGGGCGACTGGAAGGCCGCCTGGCGCGACCGTACGCCCGAGCGGCCCGACGAGTTCCACGAGTACGGCTTCGACGATGCTTTCACCCTGCAGGTGCCGGGCGATTTCAACACCCAGCATCCGCAGTTGCATTGGCTGGAGGGATCGGTCTGGTACCGCAAGCGCTTCGATTTCGATGCCGAACGGCTGCAGCGGCAGCAGCGTCGGCTGTTCGTGCATTTCGGTGCGGCGAACCAGCGCGCCGACGTGTTCCTCAACGGCGAGCCGGTCGGCAGCCACGAAGGCGGCTTCACCCCGTTCCAGTTAGAGCTCACCGGCAAGCTGAAGCAGGGCGAGAACCGGCTGCTGGTCCATGTCGACAACCGTCGTCGTCGCGACGCGGTGCCTTCGATGGGGTTCGACTGGTTCAACTACGGCGGGCTGACCCGCAGCGTGCGGCTGGTCGAGCTGCCGGCGCGCCATGTCCGCGACTACCACCTGCAACTGTCGCCGGACGACCGAGAGGAAGTCCGCGGCTGGGTGCAGGTCGCGCCCGCGCAGGCCGGACTGCCGGTACGGGTGGAACTGCCCGAGCTGGGCATGGCGGTCGATGCGCGCACCGATGCGGCCGGCCGCGCCGCGATCGCGTTCCGCGCACCGCTGCAGTTGTGGTCGCCGCAACGACCGAAGCTGTACCGGGTACGCGTCTCCGCCGCCGGCGACGCGGTGGAAGACGAGATCGGCTTCCGCAGTATCGCGGTGCAGGGCGAACGGATCCTGCTCAACGGCGAGCCGGTGTACCTGCGCGGCATCAACCTGCACGAGGAGATCGACGGCCGGCGCGCCGCGTCCGACGACGACTATCGGCGCCTGCTGGAACAGGTACGCGCGCTGGGCGCCGACTTCGCGCGGACCGGGCACTATCCTTTCGGCGAGGAGTTCGTGCGCCAGGCCGACCGCATGGGCATCCTGCTGTGGAGCGAGATCCCGGTCTACCAGGGCATCGATTTCGAGGATCGCGGAACGCAGCAACTGATGCAGCGGATGCTGGCCGAGATGATCGGGCGCGACCGCAATCGCGCCGCGGTGGTGATGTGGGGCATCGCCAACGAGACCGCGCCGGGACGGGCCCGCGACGCGGTGCTGACCGCGCTGGCGGCGCAGGCGCGCGCACTCGATCCGACCCGTCTCGTCGCCGCCGCATTCTACGGGCCCGGTTTCCACGGCGCCCGCCTGCAGATGCACGATCCGCTGTTCCCGGCGCTGGACGTGATCGGCGCGAACATCTACTACGGCTGGTATGTGCCGTGGGCGGTCGAGCCCGAAGAGGTGGAATGGATCCCCCCCGGGAAGCCGCTGCTGATCTCCGAGTTCGGCGCCGAGGCCCGGCATGGCCACCGCGGCGCCGCCGACCGCGCGGGCGACTGGAACGAGGAATTCCAGGCAAGCTTCTACCGCAAGCAGTTCCGGTTGATCCGGCGGCTCGGCTTCGTGCAGGGCACCCTGCCGTGGGTGCTGGCCGATTTCCGCTCGCCGGTGCGCATGCATCCGTACCAGGGCGGCTACAACCGCAAGGGGCTGCTGTCGGAGGACGGCGAGCGCAAACTGGCCTGGGACGTGGTCGCGGACTTCTATCGCACCGTGGTCGCATCCCCGCAGACGAGGCGGCAAGGAGTTTCGAATGAATAG
- a CDS encoding sialate O-acetylesterase — protein sequence MNRSCWIRTALCWLVGSLSAASAHAVDLPRVFSDGMVLQRDRPIQVWGRAAAGARIQVALGADRASATAGADGGWRVELPARAAGGPFTMRIDDGTAPRELRDVLVGDVWLASGQSNMEWPISQSADADVEIARATDPLIRHFKIPKSWSGTPQWQLAGGEWIASSPAVAGQFSAVAHFFARELRRSEGVPIGIIDSTWGGSSIEAWMDAATQGIDGEAQAALAERLKADDERALAQARANLARWQLPADDRRWNAADLDAAGWADIAVPGLWEGGGFNGMDGIAWYRTTFELSAAEAGRGLALGVGRIDDTDTTWVNGVEVGTTESQYNLARVYEVPASALRAGTNTIAVRVTDLGGGGGIHGPEEELFVQPGGGARRPLAGTWAFRPAQVTTLALDDDKNQRPTLLYNAMIHPLQPLPVRGVIWYQGEANAGSVEQAMAYRQQFPALIRQWRTQFDAPALPFLWVQLASWHSGGDEGDTSPWAALRESQTATLSLPATGQAVAIDIGDVGDIHPKNKQDVGKRLALAARRVAYGEALIHRGPVFEGARFADGVALLSFDADGLAARGGDALQGFRLAGADRRFHPAAASIDADRVVVRSDAVAAPVAVRYAWSDAPVDANLVGASGLPASPFRSDDW from the coding sequence ATGAATAGGTCGTGCTGGATCCGCACCGCGCTGTGCTGGCTCGTCGGTTCGCTGTCGGCCGCTTCGGCGCATGCGGTCGATCTGCCGCGCGTGTTCTCCGACGGCATGGTGCTGCAGCGCGACCGGCCGATCCAGGTCTGGGGTCGCGCGGCGGCAGGGGCGCGCATCCAGGTCGCACTGGGCGCGGATCGCGCCAGCGCCACGGCCGGTGCCGATGGCGGGTGGCGCGTCGAGCTGCCCGCGCGCGCAGCCGGCGGGCCGTTCACGATGCGGATCGACGACGGCACCGCGCCGCGCGAACTGCGCGACGTGCTGGTCGGCGACGTGTGGCTGGCTTCGGGACAGTCGAACATGGAGTGGCCGATCTCGCAGTCCGCCGATGCCGATGTCGAGATCGCGCGCGCCACCGATCCGCTGATCCGCCATTTCAAGATTCCGAAGTCATGGTCCGGCACGCCGCAGTGGCAGCTGGCCGGTGGCGAATGGATCGCCTCGTCGCCGGCGGTGGCGGGCCAGTTCTCCGCCGTGGCGCACTTCTTCGCGCGCGAACTGCGCCGCAGCGAAGGCGTGCCGATCGGCATCATCGACAGCACCTGGGGCGGCAGCAGCATCGAGGCGTGGATGGATGCCGCCACCCAGGGCATCGACGGCGAGGCGCAGGCGGCGCTGGCTGAGAGGCTGAAAGCCGACGACGAACGCGCGCTGGCGCAGGCGCGCGCGAACCTGGCGCGCTGGCAGCTGCCGGCCGACGACCGCCGCTGGAACGCTGCGGACCTCGACGCGGCGGGCTGGGCCGACATCGCCGTGCCCGGGCTGTGGGAAGGCGGTGGCTTCAACGGCATGGACGGCATCGCGTGGTACCGCACCACGTTCGAGCTGAGCGCCGCCGAGGCCGGGCGCGGGCTCGCCCTCGGCGTCGGCCGCATCGACGACACCGACACCACCTGGGTCAACGGCGTCGAAGTCGGCACCACCGAGTCGCAGTACAACCTGGCGCGCGTGTACGAGGTGCCGGCCTCCGCGCTGCGCGCCGGCACCAACACCATCGCGGTGCGGGTGACCGACCTGGGCGGCGGTGGCGGGATCCATGGACCGGAGGAAGAACTGTTCGTGCAGCCCGGGGGCGGCGCGCGCCGGCCGTTGGCTGGAACCTGGGCGTTCCGGCCCGCACAGGTCACCACGCTCGCGCTCGACGATGACAAGAACCAGCGGCCGACCCTGCTGTACAACGCCATGATCCACCCCCTGCAGCCGCTGCCGGTGCGCGGCGTGATCTGGTACCAGGGCGAGGCGAATGCCGGCAGCGTGGAACAGGCCATGGCCTACCGGCAGCAGTTCCCGGCCTTGATCCGGCAATGGCGCACGCAGTTCGACGCGCCGGCGCTGCCGTTTCTGTGGGTACAGCTGGCCAGCTGGCATTCGGGTGGCGACGAGGGCGACACCAGCCCCTGGGCGGCGCTGCGCGAATCCCAGACCGCGACGCTGTCGCTGCCGGCGACGGGACAGGCGGTGGCGATCGACATCGGCGATGTCGGCGACATCCATCCGAAGAACAAGCAGGACGTGGGCAAGCGCCTCGCGCTGGCCGCACGTCGCGTGGCGTATGGCGAGGCACTGATCCATCGGGGGCCCGTGTTCGAAGGCGCGCGATTCGCCGATGGCGTGGCGCTGCTCTCCTTCGACGCCGATGGTCTGGCCGCGCGCGGCGGCGATGCGTTGCAGGGCTTCCGGCTCGCCGGCGCGGACCGCAGGTTCCATCCGGCCGCCGCATCGATCGACGCCGACCGGGTGGTCGTGCGCAGCGATGCCGTGGCCGCACCCGTGGCGGTGCGCTACGCGTGGAGCGATGCGCCGGTGGACGCGAACCTCGTCGGCGCGAGCGGTCTGCCGGCGTCGCCGTTCCGGAGCGATGACTGGTGA